ACCAATCAGCTCGCGATCGAATGCCAAATTCATACCACACATGGGAAACAGGGTTCCCTTTGGAATTGTCAAAACTGCATCCACATACCTAGTGTTcctttccataggcttcacaaGCTGAGTTGGAGCGTCGTAATCAGGAATGTTGAGCCAGAGCCCATGAGACACCGCCGTGGGGGCACCCTCCCGGAGGCTAAAGGGATATCCGCGAACGAAATCAGCGCCTTCTGCATACGGATCATACAGAGTGTTGAAGAAGTATGGTGTTGAAGGACTCAGAAGATTCTTAATGTGCTGCTGCAGAGCATTGATTTCCTTCCCAGATGGATCCTTCGCAACCTGAATCAACAACACACGTTAGTAAAAAACAGATCTCAACGAAAGTCAAAGTATCTTGACAGATCGTTGACCAAATATTCCAGATCTAGAGAAttgagaagagaagagagaagttACGAAGCAATCATCGTCGATGGTGTAGATGTACTTCTTCTTGGAAACCATGAAACCGAAGCAGCGACAAGCGGAGTCCTTGAAGGAGATGCAGGAGGCCTTAGGGCCTAAGATGCGGTTGATGTCGTTGCGGTTGTAAAGCTCGTAATCGAAACCTTCAGGGACGTTGATCTTCTTGGAAGGATCACCGTCTTGGATGATGATGAGGTGGTAGGGCTGGAAGAAGGGGCGCCACATCTCAAGGAAGTCCAGGTTCCTGATGGTTGGGATCACGATGTCAAGTTCGTCCTTCAGGAGTGGTGTCGGTAACACTGACGACGCCATTCTCAAATTTCTGAGAGATCAGATCGGAGACACAGagggagagagaagagaagagggggTGTGTGTGTGAGGAACACAGGGAGGGGTTTGAGGGGTTTTTGTATTTGAAAAACCAGCTGCGCTTGTGGACACGTGCCTCTACGCGGATTCATGTGTCACTGTGTTACAGATCTCgttcactttttctttctttttttttttaaattatttaatgaatgcatttaatttatatttatataaaataattttagaataattatctaaatcagttctcaaatattttaaaagcaGACATCTTAGTCTCCAAAAAAATTTAACGGATCAATTCCTACGACTTTATTCCATACACAAATCAGTTCCCAGTTCATTTTCTGGCAGAATAATTATCCAGATTAGTCcccaaagattttaaaaactgacattttagtcccaaaaaaattaatgtacaAATCAATCT
Above is a genomic segment from Arachis stenosperma cultivar V10309 chromosome 1, arast.V10309.gnm1.PFL2, whole genome shotgun sequence containing:
- the LOC130936236 gene encoding probable UDP-arabinopyranose mutase 2; its protein translation is MASSVLPTPLLKDELDIVIPTIRNLDFLEMWRPFFQPYHLIIIQDGDPSKKINVPEGFDYELYNRNDINRILGPKASCISFKDSACRCFGFMVSKKKYIYTIDDDCFVAKDPSGKEINALQQHIKNLLSPSTPYFFNTLYDPYAEGADFVRGYPFSLREGAPTAVSHGLWLNIPDYDAPTQLVKPMERNTRYVDAVLTIPKGTLFPMCGMNLAFDRELIGPAMYFGLMGDGQPIGRYDDMWAGWCTKVICDHLGLGVKTGLPYIWHSKASNPFVNLKKEYKGIFWQEDLIPFFQAVSLSKDCTTVQKCYIELSKQFKEKFGKVDDYFNKLGDAMVTWIEAWDELNPSAAALPNGPAK